From Salmo salar chromosome ssa04, Ssal_v3.1, whole genome shotgun sequence, one genomic window encodes:
- the LOC106603248 gene encoding protocadherin alpha-C2 isoform X3, with protein sequence MALSIETVWTRCATVLFVFSGMWGIALPITRYSIPEEMQEGSVVANLATDLGLDVRALVTRKAKLDIIHTKKYLDINKETGELFILEKIDREYICSSKTTSCFLKTDVILENPIRMFYIELEIMDINDNAPVFRRETMHLDISESTAPGERFSLTNAVDADVGANSIKTYYLSESKYFTIEIQTGSDGSKYVDLVINSNLDREEQAVHHLILTAADGGVPARSSTASIILRVLDINDNAPFFNQPIYAINVTENSPIGTLVMKLNATDLDEGTNAEMTYSYTLYTSEKTQEKFSLNSNTGEIKVKDVIDFEESHSFDIYIQARDQGSNSLSGDCKIMAFITDLNDNYPEVTITSFKSTVKEDVAIGTLIAVISISDRDSGDNGEVELTLNQQASLPFVLDKSSGDYFALLISEPLDRETIPRYDITFIVTDKGTPRLFDNETITLEILDVNDNAPIFPQSFYTIHVVENNIPGALLMSLSAFDPDLHENQYLVYFIMEKEIINTSMSMLFSINPENGNLYALKTFDFEREREFLFHIEARDSGLPPLSSNVTVHIIILDQNDNTPLIVSPWRAQGSVFEEVIPRSADKGFLVVKVIAIDTDSLQNSRVTYQLLQTSDSTLFSLDQYNGEIRTTRMFSYRDPRHQRLVVVAKDNGDPALSATITIKISTVEHMVTPFSETTEVPLEFDLFTDLNLYLVVGLGSVSFLLLITILVIIVLKCQKPKPMKMPPAINMNLNSLNRNSVISRSSIISQRSSTIADSTLISSDAYWYSLFLAETRKGKVVVRQPIVPKGAGYFVSSIPRCTGPTETSDSRASTLQDLP encoded by the exons ATGGCTTTATCCATTGAAACTGTCTGGACAAGGTGCGCCACGGTTCTCTTTGTATTCAGCGGGATGTGGGGAATTGCTTTGCCCATTACTCGCTACTCTATTCCCGAGGAAATGCAAGAGGGTTCCGTTGTTGCAAACCTGGCTACAGATTTGGGACTTGACGTTCGCGCTTTGGTAACACGCAAGGCAAAGCTTGACATCATCCACACTAAGAAATATTTGGACATTAACAAAGAAACGGGAGAGCTGTTCATACTTGAAAAGATAGACAGGGAATACATATGCTCGAGTAAGACAACGTCTTGTTTTCTTAAAACGGATGTCATACTTGAAAATCCCATTcgtatgttttacattgagcTTGAAATCATGGACATAAATGACAACGCACCTGTCTTTCGAAGGGAGACAATGCACTTGGATATTTCAGAATCTACCGCTCCAGGAGAGAGATTCTCTTTGACAAACGCTGTGGATGCAGATGTCGGAGCGAATTCTATTAAGACTTACTATTTGAGCGAAAGCAAGTATTTTACAATTGAAATACAGACCGGAAGCGATGGCTCTAAATATGTAGATTTGGTTATCAACAGTAATTTAGACCGGGAGGAACAGGCGGTTCATCATTTAATATTAACCGCTGCAGATGGCGGGGTTCCTGCGCGCTCATCCACAGCCAGTATCATCCTTAGGGTTCTGGATATCAATGACAATGCCCCCTTTTTTAACCAGCCGATATATGCTATTAATGTAACCGAAAACTCCCCAATTGGAACTCTAGTAATGAAGTTGAACGCAACAGACTTGGACGAGGGCACCAACGCAGAGATGACATATTCATACACGTTATATACATCCGAGAAGACACAAGAAAAGTTCTCTCTAAATTCAAATACAGGGGAAATAAAGGTGAAGGATGTGATTGATTTTGAGGAGAGTCACAGTTTCGATATATATATTCAAGCAAGAGACCAAGGATCGAATTCGTTATCCGGAGATTGTAAAATAATGGCGTTTATTACCGATCTGAATGACAACTATCCTGAGGTTACCATTACATCTTTTAAAAGCACGGTCAAGGAAGATGTTGCCATAGGAACATTAATAGCAGTGATCAGTATAAGCGATCGGGACTCTGGGGACAACGGTGAAGTTGAACTCACTTTGAACCAACAAGCATCCCTACCATTCGTTCTCGATAAGTCTTCGGGGGATTACTTTGCTCTGCTTATTTCAGAACCACTGGACCGTGAGACAATTCCAAGATATGACATCACTTTCATAGTCACAGACAAAGGAACACCTCGCTTATTTGACAATGAGACAATCACCCTGGAAATACTGGACGTCAACGATAACGCACCAATATTCCCCCAGTCATTCTACACAATCCATGTTGTGGAGAACAACATCCCCGGGGCACTGTTGATGTCACTCAGTGCTTTTGACCCTGACCTCCACGAGAACCAGTACCTGGTGTATTTTATCATGGAGAAGGAGATCATCAACACGTCTATGTCCATGCTGTTCTCCATTAATCCAGAGAATGGCAACCTTTATGCTCTAAAGACCTTTGACTTTGAACGGGAGAGGGAGTTTCTTTTCCACATAGAGGCCAGAGACTCTGGGTTACCTCCACTCAGCAGCAATGTGACAGTTCACATCATCATTCTGGACCAGAATGACAACACCCCGCTCATAGTGTCGCCTTGGCGAGCACAAGGCTCGGTATTTGAAGAGGTGATCCCGAGGTCCGCTGATAAAGGATTCCTGGTTGTCAAAGTGATCGCCATTGACACAGACTCATTACAGAACTCACGGGTCACATATCAGCTTCTACAGACCAGTGACTCTACTCTGTTCAGTCTAGATCAGTACAACGGGGAGATCCGGACCACGAGAATGTTCAGCTACAGGGACCCCCGTCATCAGAGGCTGGTTGTTGTCGCCAAAGACAATGGAGACCCCGCTCTTTCGGCCACAATTACCATCAAGATATCGACAGTAGAACACATGGTGACGCCATTCTCAGAAACGACCGAGGTGCCTTTAGAATTTGACTTGTTCACAGACTTAAATCTCTATTTGGTCGTCGGTTTGGGTTCAGTGTCCTTCCTGCTGTTGATCACCATATTGGTGATCATTGTGCTGAAGTGTCAGAAACCGAAGCCCATGAAGATGCCTCCTGCTATAAATATGAATCTGAACAGTCTGAACAGGAACAGTGTGATCAGCAGAAGCAGTATCATCAGCCAGAGGAGCTCCACCATAGCCGATTCCACCCTCATCTCCAGTGATGCCTACTGGTACAGCCTGTTTCTAGCAGAGACCAGGAAAGGCAAGGTGGTTGTCAGACAGCCTATAGTACCCAAGGGAGCAGGCTACTTTGTGTCCAGTATACCCAGATGCACAGGTCCTACAGAGACCAGCGACTCAAGAGCATCCACACTACAG GACCTGCCGTGA
- the LOC106603248 gene encoding protocadherin alpha-C2 isoform X4, translated as MALSIETVWTRCATVLFVFSGMWGIALPITRYSIPEEMQEGSVVANLATDLGLDVRALVTRKAKLDIIHTKKYLDINKETGELFILEKIDREYICSSKTTSCFLKTDVILENPIRMFYIELEIMDINDNAPVFRRETMHLDISESTAPGERFSLTNAVDADVGANSIKTYYLSESKYFTIEIQTGSDGSKYVDLVINSNLDREEQAVHHLILTAADGGVPARSSTASIILRVLDINDNAPFFNQPIYAINVTENSPIGTLVMKLNATDLDEGTNAEMTYSYTLYTSEKTQEKFSLNSNTGEIKVKDVIDFEESHSFDIYIQARDQGSNSLSGDCKIMAFITDLNDNYPEVTITSFKSTVKEDVAIGTLIAVISISDRDSGDNGEVELTLNQQASLPFVLDKSSGDYFALLISEPLDRETIPRYDITFIVTDKGTPRLFDNETITLEILDVNDNAPIFPQSFYTIHVVENNIPGALLMSLSAFDPDLHENQYLVYFIMEKEIINTSMSMLFSINPENGNLYALKTFDFEREREFLFHIEARDSGLPPLSSNVTVHIIILDQNDNTPLIVSPWRAQGSVFEEVIPRSADKGFLVVKVIAIDTDSLQNSRVTYQLLQTSDSTLFSLDQYNGEIRTTRMFSYRDPRHQRLVVVAKDNGDPALSATITIKISTVEHMVTPFSETTEVPLEFDLFTDLNLYLVVGLGSVSFLLLITILVIIVLKCQKPKPMKMPPAINMNLNSLNRNSVISRSSIISQRSSTIADSTLISSDAYWYSLFLAETRKGKVVVRQPIVPKGAGYFVSSIPRCTGPTETSDSRASTLQYSK; from the exons ATGGCTTTATCCATTGAAACTGTCTGGACAAGGTGCGCCACGGTTCTCTTTGTATTCAGCGGGATGTGGGGAATTGCTTTGCCCATTACTCGCTACTCTATTCCCGAGGAAATGCAAGAGGGTTCCGTTGTTGCAAACCTGGCTACAGATTTGGGACTTGACGTTCGCGCTTTGGTAACACGCAAGGCAAAGCTTGACATCATCCACACTAAGAAATATTTGGACATTAACAAAGAAACGGGAGAGCTGTTCATACTTGAAAAGATAGACAGGGAATACATATGCTCGAGTAAGACAACGTCTTGTTTTCTTAAAACGGATGTCATACTTGAAAATCCCATTcgtatgttttacattgagcTTGAAATCATGGACATAAATGACAACGCACCTGTCTTTCGAAGGGAGACAATGCACTTGGATATTTCAGAATCTACCGCTCCAGGAGAGAGATTCTCTTTGACAAACGCTGTGGATGCAGATGTCGGAGCGAATTCTATTAAGACTTACTATTTGAGCGAAAGCAAGTATTTTACAATTGAAATACAGACCGGAAGCGATGGCTCTAAATATGTAGATTTGGTTATCAACAGTAATTTAGACCGGGAGGAACAGGCGGTTCATCATTTAATATTAACCGCTGCAGATGGCGGGGTTCCTGCGCGCTCATCCACAGCCAGTATCATCCTTAGGGTTCTGGATATCAATGACAATGCCCCCTTTTTTAACCAGCCGATATATGCTATTAATGTAACCGAAAACTCCCCAATTGGAACTCTAGTAATGAAGTTGAACGCAACAGACTTGGACGAGGGCACCAACGCAGAGATGACATATTCATACACGTTATATACATCCGAGAAGACACAAGAAAAGTTCTCTCTAAATTCAAATACAGGGGAAATAAAGGTGAAGGATGTGATTGATTTTGAGGAGAGTCACAGTTTCGATATATATATTCAAGCAAGAGACCAAGGATCGAATTCGTTATCCGGAGATTGTAAAATAATGGCGTTTATTACCGATCTGAATGACAACTATCCTGAGGTTACCATTACATCTTTTAAAAGCACGGTCAAGGAAGATGTTGCCATAGGAACATTAATAGCAGTGATCAGTATAAGCGATCGGGACTCTGGGGACAACGGTGAAGTTGAACTCACTTTGAACCAACAAGCATCCCTACCATTCGTTCTCGATAAGTCTTCGGGGGATTACTTTGCTCTGCTTATTTCAGAACCACTGGACCGTGAGACAATTCCAAGATATGACATCACTTTCATAGTCACAGACAAAGGAACACCTCGCTTATTTGACAATGAGACAATCACCCTGGAAATACTGGACGTCAACGATAACGCACCAATATTCCCCCAGTCATTCTACACAATCCATGTTGTGGAGAACAACATCCCCGGGGCACTGTTGATGTCACTCAGTGCTTTTGACCCTGACCTCCACGAGAACCAGTACCTGGTGTATTTTATCATGGAGAAGGAGATCATCAACACGTCTATGTCCATGCTGTTCTCCATTAATCCAGAGAATGGCAACCTTTATGCTCTAAAGACCTTTGACTTTGAACGGGAGAGGGAGTTTCTTTTCCACATAGAGGCCAGAGACTCTGGGTTACCTCCACTCAGCAGCAATGTGACAGTTCACATCATCATTCTGGACCAGAATGACAACACCCCGCTCATAGTGTCGCCTTGGCGAGCACAAGGCTCGGTATTTGAAGAGGTGATCCCGAGGTCCGCTGATAAAGGATTCCTGGTTGTCAAAGTGATCGCCATTGACACAGACTCATTACAGAACTCACGGGTCACATATCAGCTTCTACAGACCAGTGACTCTACTCTGTTCAGTCTAGATCAGTACAACGGGGAGATCCGGACCACGAGAATGTTCAGCTACAGGGACCCCCGTCATCAGAGGCTGGTTGTTGTCGCCAAAGACAATGGAGACCCCGCTCTTTCGGCCACAATTACCATCAAGATATCGACAGTAGAACACATGGTGACGCCATTCTCAGAAACGACCGAGGTGCCTTTAGAATTTGACTTGTTCACAGACTTAAATCTCTATTTGGTCGTCGGTTTGGGTTCAGTGTCCTTCCTGCTGTTGATCACCATATTGGTGATCATTGTGCTGAAGTGTCAGAAACCGAAGCCCATGAAGATGCCTCCTGCTATAAATATGAATCTGAACAGTCTGAACAGGAACAGTGTGATCAGCAGAAGCAGTATCATCAGCCAGAGGAGCTCCACCATAGCCGATTCCACCCTCATCTCCAGTGATGCCTACTGGTACAGCCTGTTTCTAGCAGAGACCAGGAAAGGCAAGGTGGTTGTCAGACAGCCTATAGTACCCAAGGGAGCAGGCTACTTTGTGTCCAGTATACCCAGATGCACAGGTCCTACAGAGACCAGCGACTCAAGAGCATCCACACTACAG TACTCAAAATGA
- the LOC106603248 gene encoding protocadherin-10 isoform X2, with the protein MDLRGSKRRLGGIWQVTCLALVVCVLDLVWAQIRYSIPEELEHGAFVGNIAEDLGLDVERLSARRFRIVSGAKKQYLEVNLENGILFVNEIIDREELCEQSLSCSFHLQVVIENPLELYRVEVEILDVNDNSPSFPWSEFNLDISESAVPGSRFPLESAQDLDVGSNSLRSYLLSVNEHFVLDIQTRSDGSKFAELVLESPLDREQQNTHQMVLTAVDGGSPERSGTAQINITVLDANDNAPVFDQSFYRVRLVENAPKGTVVIKLNASDLDEGPNADITYSFSGHAPIKVRELFSVDSRTGEIRVKGVVDYEKARMHEIYVQAKDKGPSAVAVHCKVLVNILDVNDNLPEVILTSVSTPVQEDAPPGTVIAVISVMDKDSGENGNVDCEIPHHVPFQLHSSFKNYYTLVTCDFLDRETVPEYNITLTARDMGAPPLFTRKTILVQVSDMNDNTPRFKQPSYTVYLTENNAPGASICSVTALDPDSDQNAYLSYSILEGDIQGMPVSTYVSINSDNGNIYALRSFDHEQLRNFQILVQAQDAGFPPLRTNVTVNVFILDQNDNAPVIVAPLPQNGTAATEVVPRSVDAGYLVAKITATDADAGQNSRLFYQVLQANDPSLFSVALYTGEIRTIRRFVEKDPIRQMLVILVKDNGQPPLSATVSIILSVVDNVPESLPDFGDLTLSPQYRSNLTLYLIVSLGVISFTFLVAIIVLAAIKGYRDRHSIRRYNFSLSACCRFRSEESTTDVFKKSNLNVHITTGTKGSTNCVEANGNGPLSQPYCYKMCLTPESSKSDFMFLKSCSPMNATPQKNNAKGADYPKSGWSAQDSRSLIVNNGPTIPNELKQAKMDWTLTKNQRNSAHKSFSSMERTFPRRPRPDPDGFSCPVAPQYYTWGSHMREYKMSSQVEGIGGVGSVGSVGRVPNRLWTPSSTQPPSAQPPPDYQHNVYIPGTPSGYCTLKPAPRGELDVYNSFSTFGKKKRFISSYDPSFDQREDNLINNDLFK; encoded by the exons ATGGACCTCCGAGGCTCGAAGAGACGGCTTGGGGGGATATGGCAGGTGACATGCCTAGCTCTCGTCGTATGTGTCCTGGATTTAGTTTGGGCTCAGATTCGTTATTCAATCCCTGAGGAACTGGAACATGGCGCTTTTGTTGGAAATATAGCCGAGGATTTGGGTTTAGACGTCGAGAGACTCTCTGCGCGCAGGTTCAGGATAGTTTCAGGCGCAAAAAAGCAATACTTGGAGGTGAATTTAGAAAATGGTATTTTATTTGTAAACGAAATAATTGATCGAGAGGAACTATGTGAACAGAGTCTGTCTTGCTCTTTCCATTTGCAAGTGGTAATCGAAAACCCATTGGAACTGTACAGGGTTGAGGTGGAGATTTTAGATGTGAACGATAACTCACCCAGTTTTCCGTGGAGTGAGTTTAATTTGGATATATCCGAGTCGGCGGTACCCGGGTCCCGCTTCCCACTAGAGAGCGCGCAGGACTTGGACGTTGGCAGCAACTCGCTCCGCTCTTATCTGCTGAGTGTGAATGAACATTTTGTCCTGGATATCCAGACGCGTAGTGATGGCAGTAAGTTTGCGGAGTTGGTCCTGGAGAGCCCCTTGGACAGAGAGCAGCAGAATACGCACCAAATGGTGCTGACGGCTGTGGATGGAGGCTCGCCAGAGAGATCCGGGACAGCGCAGATCAATATAACAGTTCTGGATGCAAATGACAATGCGCCCGTGTTCGACCAGTCTTTCTACAGAGTGAGGCTTGTGGAAAACGCACCGAAGGGCACCGTTGTGATAAAACTAAACGCATCGGATTTGGATGAGGGTCCTAATGCGGATATCACATACTCTTTCAGCGGGCATGCTCCCATAAAAGTGCGCGAGCTTTTCAGTGTGGATTCGCGCACTGGAGAGATCAGAGTGAAAGGGGTCGTAGATTATGAAAAGGCCAGGATGCATGAGATATATGTGCAAGCCAAGGACAAGGGCCCATCGGCAGTGGCCGTGCACTGTAAAGTTCTGGTCAATATCTTAGATGTGAACGACAACCTCCCGGAGGTAATCTTGACATCAGTGTCCACACCTGTCCAAGAGGACGCACCACCGGGGACTGTGATAGCTGTCATCAGCGTCATGGACAAAGACTCAGGTGAAAATGGGAATGTTGACTGTGAAATTCCACATCATGTCCCCTTCCAGCTCCACTCCTCTTTTAAGAACTATTACACTTTGGTTACTTGTGATTTTTTGGACAGAGAGACGGTGCCAGAGTACAACATCACTCTCACAGCAAGAGATATGGGTGCACCTCCCTTGTTCACAAGGAAAACTATTTTAGTTCAAGTGTCAGACATGAACGACAACACACCTCGATTCAAGCAGCCATCATACACCGTCTATTTGACAGAGAATAACGCACCAGGAGCCTCAATTTGCTCGGTTACTGCCCTGGATCCAGATTCAGACCAAAATGCCTATCTCTCTTACTCTATTCTGGAAGGTGATATACAGGGGATGCCCGTGTCCACCTACGTCTCCATAAACTCAGACAACGGGAATATTTACGCATTGCGTTCTTTTGACCATGAGCAGCTAAGAAACTTTCAGATTTTGGTCCAAGCACAAGATGCCGGGTTTCCACCCCTGAGAACCAATGTTACCGTAAATGTCTTTATTTTGGACCAAAATGACAATGCACCAGTCATAGTAGCACCTCTACCCCAAAACGGCACCGCGGCGACGGAAGTGGTGCCCAGGTCAGTTGATGCTGGCTATCTTGTGGCAAAAATTACTGCGACGGACGCAGACGCAGGTCAAAACTCGCGTCTGTTCTACCAGGTGCTCCAGGCAAACGACCCGAGCCTGTTTAGCGTCGCATTGTACACGGGCGAAATTAGGACGATTCGCCGATTTGTGGAAAAAGACCCCATAAGGCAAATGCTGGTCATTCTGGTCAAGGACAACGGTCAGCCACCCCTTTCGGCCACAGTTTCCATCATCCTGTCAGTTGTTGACAACGTGCCAGAATCGCTGCCTGATTTCGGCGACCTCACACTGAGCCCCCAGTACCGCTCGAACCTCACGCTGTACTTAATAGTGTCTCTGGGCGTTATCTCGTTCACGTTTCTGGTGGCTATTATCGTCCTGGCAGCGATAAAGGGATACAGGGACAGACATTCCATTCGGAGGTATAACTTCTCTCTGAGTGCATGCTGCAGGTTCCGATCAGAGGAGTCGACCACTGATGTGTTCAAGAAGTCCAACTTGAACGTGCATATAACCACAGGTACCAAAGGATCCACGAACTGCGTTGAGGCAAATGGCAACGGCCCCCTTTCTCAGCCATACTGCTACAAGATGTGTCTGACCCCGGAATCATCCAAGAGCGATTTCATGTTCCTAAAGTCATGCAGTCCGATGAATGCGACTCCACAGAAGAATAATGCCAAGGGCGCAGACTACCCCAAATCGGGTTGGAGCGCACAGGACTCCCGCAGCCTGATAGTGAACAACGGACCAACTATTCCGAACGAG CTCAAGCAAGCGAAGATGGACTGGACATTGACGAAAAATCAACGAAATTCAGCACACAAAAG CTTTAGCTCCATGGAGAGGACCTTCCCACGTAGACCCAGGCCGGACCCTGATGGTTTCTCCTGCCCGGTGGCACCACAGTACTATACCTGGGGTAGTCATATGCGTG AATACAAGATGTCCTCTCAGGTCGAAGGGATTGGAGGGGTAGGAAGTGTTGGAAGTGTTGGAAGGGTTCCAAACCGTTTGTGGACTCCGAGCTCCACCCAGCCTCCATCTGCACAGCCACCACCTGACTACCAGCACAACGTCTACATCCCTGGCACTCCGTCTGGGTACTGCACTCTGAAGCCTGCACCCCGGGGGGAACTGGATGTCTACAACTCATTCTCCACGTTTGGAAAGAAGAAGAGGTTCATCTCTAGCTATGACCCGAGCTTTGACCAGAGAGAGGACAACCTGATAAACAATGACCTTTTTAAATGA
- the LOC106603248 gene encoding protocadherin-10 isoform X1 encodes MDLRGSKRRLGGIWQVTCLALVVCVLDLVWAQIRYSIPEELEHGAFVGNIAEDLGLDVERLSARRFRIVSGAKKQYLEVNLENGILFVNEIIDREELCEQSLSCSFHLQVVIENPLELYRVEVEILDVNDNSPSFPWSEFNLDISESAVPGSRFPLESAQDLDVGSNSLRSYLLSVNEHFVLDIQTRSDGSKFAELVLESPLDREQQNTHQMVLTAVDGGSPERSGTAQINITVLDANDNAPVFDQSFYRVRLVENAPKGTVVIKLNASDLDEGPNADITYSFSGHAPIKVRELFSVDSRTGEIRVKGVVDYEKARMHEIYVQAKDKGPSAVAVHCKVLVNILDVNDNLPEVILTSVSTPVQEDAPPGTVIAVISVMDKDSGENGNVDCEIPHHVPFQLHSSFKNYYTLVTCDFLDRETVPEYNITLTARDMGAPPLFTRKTILVQVSDMNDNTPRFKQPSYTVYLTENNAPGASICSVTALDPDSDQNAYLSYSILEGDIQGMPVSTYVSINSDNGNIYALRSFDHEQLRNFQILVQAQDAGFPPLRTNVTVNVFILDQNDNAPVIVAPLPQNGTAATEVVPRSVDAGYLVAKITATDADAGQNSRLFYQVLQANDPSLFSVALYTGEIRTIRRFVEKDPIRQMLVILVKDNGQPPLSATVSIILSVVDNVPESLPDFGDLTLSPQYRSNLTLYLIVSLGVISFTFLVAIIVLAAIKGYRDRHSIRRYNFSLSACCRFRSEESTTDVFKKSNLNVHITTGTKGSTNCVEANGNGPLSQPYCYKMCLTPESSKSDFMFLKSCSPMNATPQKNNAKGADYPKSGWSAQDSRSLIVNNGPTIPNELKQAKMDWTLTKNQRNSAHKSFSSMERTFPRRPRPDPDGFSCPVAPQYYTWGSHMRAEYKMSSQVEGIGGVGSVGSVGRVPNRLWTPSSTQPPSAQPPPDYQHNVYIPGTPSGYCTLKPAPRGELDVYNSFSTFGKKKRFISSYDPSFDQREDNLINNDLFK; translated from the exons ATGGACCTCCGAGGCTCGAAGAGACGGCTTGGGGGGATATGGCAGGTGACATGCCTAGCTCTCGTCGTATGTGTCCTGGATTTAGTTTGGGCTCAGATTCGTTATTCAATCCCTGAGGAACTGGAACATGGCGCTTTTGTTGGAAATATAGCCGAGGATTTGGGTTTAGACGTCGAGAGACTCTCTGCGCGCAGGTTCAGGATAGTTTCAGGCGCAAAAAAGCAATACTTGGAGGTGAATTTAGAAAATGGTATTTTATTTGTAAACGAAATAATTGATCGAGAGGAACTATGTGAACAGAGTCTGTCTTGCTCTTTCCATTTGCAAGTGGTAATCGAAAACCCATTGGAACTGTACAGGGTTGAGGTGGAGATTTTAGATGTGAACGATAACTCACCCAGTTTTCCGTGGAGTGAGTTTAATTTGGATATATCCGAGTCGGCGGTACCCGGGTCCCGCTTCCCACTAGAGAGCGCGCAGGACTTGGACGTTGGCAGCAACTCGCTCCGCTCTTATCTGCTGAGTGTGAATGAACATTTTGTCCTGGATATCCAGACGCGTAGTGATGGCAGTAAGTTTGCGGAGTTGGTCCTGGAGAGCCCCTTGGACAGAGAGCAGCAGAATACGCACCAAATGGTGCTGACGGCTGTGGATGGAGGCTCGCCAGAGAGATCCGGGACAGCGCAGATCAATATAACAGTTCTGGATGCAAATGACAATGCGCCCGTGTTCGACCAGTCTTTCTACAGAGTGAGGCTTGTGGAAAACGCACCGAAGGGCACCGTTGTGATAAAACTAAACGCATCGGATTTGGATGAGGGTCCTAATGCGGATATCACATACTCTTTCAGCGGGCATGCTCCCATAAAAGTGCGCGAGCTTTTCAGTGTGGATTCGCGCACTGGAGAGATCAGAGTGAAAGGGGTCGTAGATTATGAAAAGGCCAGGATGCATGAGATATATGTGCAAGCCAAGGACAAGGGCCCATCGGCAGTGGCCGTGCACTGTAAAGTTCTGGTCAATATCTTAGATGTGAACGACAACCTCCCGGAGGTAATCTTGACATCAGTGTCCACACCTGTCCAAGAGGACGCACCACCGGGGACTGTGATAGCTGTCATCAGCGTCATGGACAAAGACTCAGGTGAAAATGGGAATGTTGACTGTGAAATTCCACATCATGTCCCCTTCCAGCTCCACTCCTCTTTTAAGAACTATTACACTTTGGTTACTTGTGATTTTTTGGACAGAGAGACGGTGCCAGAGTACAACATCACTCTCACAGCAAGAGATATGGGTGCACCTCCCTTGTTCACAAGGAAAACTATTTTAGTTCAAGTGTCAGACATGAACGACAACACACCTCGATTCAAGCAGCCATCATACACCGTCTATTTGACAGAGAATAACGCACCAGGAGCCTCAATTTGCTCGGTTACTGCCCTGGATCCAGATTCAGACCAAAATGCCTATCTCTCTTACTCTATTCTGGAAGGTGATATACAGGGGATGCCCGTGTCCACCTACGTCTCCATAAACTCAGACAACGGGAATATTTACGCATTGCGTTCTTTTGACCATGAGCAGCTAAGAAACTTTCAGATTTTGGTCCAAGCACAAGATGCCGGGTTTCCACCCCTGAGAACCAATGTTACCGTAAATGTCTTTATTTTGGACCAAAATGACAATGCACCAGTCATAGTAGCACCTCTACCCCAAAACGGCACCGCGGCGACGGAAGTGGTGCCCAGGTCAGTTGATGCTGGCTATCTTGTGGCAAAAATTACTGCGACGGACGCAGACGCAGGTCAAAACTCGCGTCTGTTCTACCAGGTGCTCCAGGCAAACGACCCGAGCCTGTTTAGCGTCGCATTGTACACGGGCGAAATTAGGACGATTCGCCGATTTGTGGAAAAAGACCCCATAAGGCAAATGCTGGTCATTCTGGTCAAGGACAACGGTCAGCCACCCCTTTCGGCCACAGTTTCCATCATCCTGTCAGTTGTTGACAACGTGCCAGAATCGCTGCCTGATTTCGGCGACCTCACACTGAGCCCCCAGTACCGCTCGAACCTCACGCTGTACTTAATAGTGTCTCTGGGCGTTATCTCGTTCACGTTTCTGGTGGCTATTATCGTCCTGGCAGCGATAAAGGGATACAGGGACAGACATTCCATTCGGAGGTATAACTTCTCTCTGAGTGCATGCTGCAGGTTCCGATCAGAGGAGTCGACCACTGATGTGTTCAAGAAGTCCAACTTGAACGTGCATATAACCACAGGTACCAAAGGATCCACGAACTGCGTTGAGGCAAATGGCAACGGCCCCCTTTCTCAGCCATACTGCTACAAGATGTGTCTGACCCCGGAATCATCCAAGAGCGATTTCATGTTCCTAAAGTCATGCAGTCCGATGAATGCGACTCCACAGAAGAATAATGCCAAGGGCGCAGACTACCCCAAATCGGGTTGGAGCGCACAGGACTCCCGCAGCCTGATAGTGAACAACGGACCAACTATTCCGAACGAG CTCAAGCAAGCGAAGATGGACTGGACATTGACGAAAAATCAACGAAATTCAGCACACAAAAG CTTTAGCTCCATGGAGAGGACCTTCCCACGTAGACCCAGGCCGGACCCTGATGGTTTCTCCTGCCCGGTGGCACCACAGTACTATACCTGGGGTAGTCATATGCGTG CAGAATACAAGATGTCCTCTCAGGTCGAAGGGATTGGAGGGGTAGGAAGTGTTGGAAGTGTTGGAAGGGTTCCAAACCGTTTGTGGACTCCGAGCTCCACCCAGCCTCCATCTGCACAGCCACCACCTGACTACCAGCACAACGTCTACATCCCTGGCACTCCGTCTGGGTACTGCACTCTGAAGCCTGCACCCCGGGGGGAACTGGATGTCTACAACTCATTCTCCACGTTTGGAAAGAAGAAGAGGTTCATCTCTAGCTATGACCCGAGCTTTGACCAGAGAGAGGACAACCTGATAAACAATGACCTTTTTAAATGA